Sequence from the Streptomyces peucetius genome:
GACGGCCGGTTCCAGACCGGCCAGGGTGCCGTACGTGGTCTTCCCGATGCGCTGGAGGGCCTTCATCTCCAGCAGGAACGGCACCAGCGGCATGAGCACCGCGATTCCCGCCGCGGCGGCCGCCGTCTGCCAGGTGAGGGCCGCCAGTGCGCCCGGCGCCCCGAACGGCGCGGCGGCGACGGCCGCGACCGCCAGGGACACCGCCAACGCGTGCGGTGCCGAGAGCCGGCTGCCGACGTGGGCGGTCCCGACGACGTACAGCGCCCAGCAGGCCGCCGAGCCCAGGCCGAAGAGCACGCCGGTCAGGCTCGTGGCACCCGTCCATGGCGAGGTGAGCAGTACGACTCCGGCTCCGGCCAGCGCCAGCCAGGCGAGCTCTCTGCGCCGGGACGACGCGAGGACGGCGACGGCGAGCGGGCCGAGGAACTCCAGCGCCGTGGCGGTGCCCAGCGGCAGACGCGCGGCGGCTTCGGAGAACAGCAGCATCATCCCCGCGCTGGCGACGCCGAGGAGGCCGGTCGCCAGCAGATCGCGCGGCGGGGTCGTGCGCAGCGTCCGCCACAGCGACCTCCCGGTGAACACGGTGAG
This genomic interval carries:
- a CDS encoding EamA family transporter, whose protein sequence is MTTENTHATATPAAPAAPHVVAVPAADARARTGTGQAARPRRMPGAALVLIAMVVLHTGSALATELFHSLGPAGTTWLRLTFAAVFLTVFTGRSLWRTLRTTPPRDLLATGLLGVASAGMMLLFSEAAARLPLGTATALEFLGPLAVAVLASSRRRELAWLALAGAGVVLLTSPWTGATSLTGVLFGLGSAACWALYVVGTAHVGSRLSAPHALAVSLAVAAVAAAPFGAPGALAALTWQTAAAAAGIAVLMPLVPFLLEMKALQRIGKTTYGTLAGLEPAVSLLAGMVLIAQTPGVLQLAGTALVVAAGIGATRAESRR